A window of Saccopteryx leptura isolate mSacLep1 chromosome 5, mSacLep1_pri_phased_curated, whole genome shotgun sequence contains these coding sequences:
- the RBBP8NL gene encoding RBBP8 N-terminal-like protein: MESFMESLNRLRDLHEKEVLGLQNKLLELNSERCRDAQRVEELCAKNHQLREQQRALKDNVRVLENRLRAGLCDRCTVTQELARKKQQEFESSLLQNLQHVFILTNEMTRLQEENESLKEEVTRLRGLGPRPQGREGALGPASPPLLASPGARKAVTEKLPGGCEESEDHPPEKLGYRTSPVAKLSPGANLPEPRAPDMSPQRISNQLHGTIAVVRPGAWVCSADRATPNGTPPAGSSPPSPPHELGLPLNSFLRASRPPSLTYESLKHPLQADPHLSLKLRSPHRSPRVPAAAPGRPRHQGLKAGEEDAWEEPLDLLGLPGALVDMRDPRLEGALSLLLAQQLQARGQAGGAKRRGPPRPGEMLPSPPVGSDSEGPEGEAVRAALPGRRHPRPTGPGSPRGKEATATQDHIPDKPLDLSERGRSRDAPKPTGHPGPLSPQTAHTPSPEPPGGAETPAPAGPWGRSNDSQGARAPEAEEPPTPENPPPPLLGPQPSLPSPGRTGDGSRERSKPSPHPQRPDADIHPELSKVEGQRPAPDEPDELDASDSEVGLSPEAEATPGERPRCFCSKEPRHSPPQKRKRTLSSDLWDKASKKPS; this comes from the exons ATGGAGAGCTTCATGGAATCCCTAAACAGACTGAGGGACCTCCACGAGAAGGAGGTCCTGG GCCTGCAGAACAAGCTTCTAGAACTGAACTCGGAGCGGTGCCG GGATGCCCAGAGGGTGGAGGAGCTCTGTGCCAAGAACCACCAGCTCAGGGAGCAGCAGAGGGCTCTGAAGGACAACGTCCGGGTGCTGGAGAACCG gcTGCGGGCCGGCCTGTGTGACCGCTGCACCGTCACCCAGGAGCTGGCCAGGAAGAAGCAGCAGGAGTTTGAGAGCTCCCTCCTCCAGAACTTACAACATGTCTTCATCCTCA CCAACGAGATGacccggctgcaggaggagaatgaGTCCCTGAAGGAGGAGGTGACGAGACTGCGGGGCCTGGG GCCCAGACCCCAGGGCAGGGAAGGCGCCTTGGGCCCCGCCTCGCCCCCACTGCTCGCCTCCCCGGGTGCCCGGAAGGCCGTCACGGAGAAGCTCCCGGGAGGCTGCGAGGAGTCCGAGGACCACCCCCCAG AAAAGCTGGGGTACAGGACGTCTCCAGTGGCCAAACTCTCCCCAGGTGCCAACCTACCCGAGCCTCGGGCCCCGGACATG AGCCCGCAGCGAATCTCCAACCAGCTGCACGGGACCATCGCCGTGGTGCGGCCGGGGGCCTGGGTCTGCTCTGCTGACCGGGCCACCCCCAACGGGACGCCCCCTGCCGGGAGCAGCCCGCCCAGCCCGCCTCACGAGCTTGGCCTCCCCCTGAACAG CTTCCTGCGAGCCTCCCGGCCCCCCTCCCTGACCTACGAGTCCCTGAAGCACCCCCTCCAGGCCGACCCCCACCTGTCCCTGAAGCTCCGGAGCCCCCACAGAAGCCCGCGGGTCCCTGCCGCGGCCCCCGGCCGCCCCCGGCACCAAGGCCTGAAGGCTGGAGAGGAAGACGCCTGGGAGGAGCCCTTGGACCTGCTGGGCCTGCCGGGCGCCCTGGTGGACATGCGGGATCCGCGGCTGGAGGGGGCACTGAGCCTGCTCCTGGCCCAGCAGCTGCAGGCGCGGGGACAGGCGGGGGGTGCCAAGCGAAGGGGCCCCCCCAGACCGGGGGAGATGCTGCCTTCCCCTCCGGTCGGCTCGGACTCTGAGGGACCAGAGGGTGAGGCGGTCAGGGCGGCTCTGCCCGGGAGGCGGCACCCACGGCCCACAGGCCCAGGCAGCCCCAGGGGGAAGGAGGCCACAGCCACCCAGGACCACATTCCAGACAAGCCCCTGGACCTGTCAGAGCGGGGCCGGAGCAGGGACGCCCCCAAGCCCACGGGCCACCCGGGGCCGCTCAGCCCCCAGACGGCCCACACTCCCAGTCCTGAGCCACCCGGGGGAGCGGAGACACCTGCTCCGGCTGGACCTTGGGGGCGCAGCAACGACAGCCAGGGGGCCAGAGCACCAGAGGCGGAAGAGCCCCCCACTCCCGAG aaccccccacctcctctcctagggccccagcccagcctcccgTCTCCGGGCAGGACAGGAGATGGGTCCAGAGAGAGGTCAAAACCGTCCCCACACCCACAGAGGCCTGATGCTGATATCCACCCAG AGCTCAGCAAGGTCGAGGGGCAGCGGCCAGCGCCAGACGAGCCGGATGAGCTGGACGCCTCGGACAGTGAG GTGGGCCTGAgccccgaggcagaggccacaccaGGAGAGAGGCCCAGGTGTTTCTGCAGCAAGGAGCCCAGGCACAGCCCGCCGCAGAAGAGGAAGCGGACCTTGTCCTCTGACCTGTGGGACAAAG